In the genome of Fusobacterium necrogenes, one region contains:
- the lpxD gene encoding UDP-3-O-(3-hydroxymyristoyl)glucosamine N-acyltransferase yields the protein MRYHINDLINLLGCEIKGDLSLEYISGLAPFFQAQEDSITFASDEKFLKKLNETKAKVILVPDIPLPNIGKMYLVVKENPRTLMPKLLNFFKREIKPFEKMIEESSKIGRNVKLGPNVYVGHDVVIGDNVIIHPNVTIEEGVEIGSGTIIYSNVTIREFCKIGRNCVIQPGAVIGSDGFGFIKINGNNTKIEQIGSVIVEDNIEIGANTTIDRGAIGDTIIKKYTKIDNLVQIAHNDIIGENCLIISQVGIAGSVEVGNNTTLAGQVGVAGHLKIGNNVVIGAKSGVAGNVADNQILSGYPLIDHKEDLKIKISMKKLPELIRKVRELEKKIQEK from the coding sequence ATGAGATATCATATAAATGATTTAATAAACCTCCTTGGATGTGAAATAAAGGGAGATTTAAGTCTAGAATATATTTCTGGACTTGCTCCCTTTTTTCAAGCCCAAGAGGATAGTATAACATTCGCTTCAGATGAAAAATTTTTAAAAAAATTGAATGAAACTAAAGCAAAAGTGATTTTAGTACCAGATATTCCATTACCAAACATTGGTAAAATGTATTTGGTTGTAAAAGAAAATCCAAGAACACTTATGCCAAAACTTTTAAACTTTTTTAAAAGAGAAATAAAACCTTTTGAAAAGATGATAGAAGAATCTAGCAAAATAGGGAGAAATGTAAAGTTAGGTCCTAATGTCTATGTTGGTCATGATGTAGTTATAGGAGATAATGTAATTATACATCCAAATGTAACAATAGAAGAGGGAGTAGAGATAGGATCTGGAACTATAATTTATTCTAATGTCACAATAAGAGAGTTTTGTAAAATAGGAAGGAATTGTGTCATACAACCTGGAGCAGTAATTGGTTCAGATGGCTTTGGGTTTATAAAAATAAATGGAAATAATACTAAAATAGAGCAAATAGGAAGTGTTATTGTAGAGGATAATATTGAAATTGGTGCTAATACAACAATTGATAGAGGAGCAATAGGAGATACAATTATTAAAAAATATACGAAAATTGATAATTTAGTACAGATAGCCCATAATGATATTATAGGTGAAAATTGCTTGATAATTTCTCAAGTAGGTATAGCTGGAAGTGTAGAGGTAGGAAATAATACTACTTTAGCTGGTCAAGTTGGGGTAGCTGGACATCTAAAGATAGGAAATAATGTTGTAATAGGTGCTAAATCTGGAGTAGCAGGTAATGTAGCAGATAATCAAATTCTTTCTGGATATCCACTTATTGATCATAAAGAAGACTTAAAAATAAAAATATCTATGAAAAAACTTCCAGAGTTAATCAGAAAAGTGAGAGAATTAGAGAAAAAAATTCAAGAAAAATAA
- a CDS encoding OmpH family outer membrane protein, translating to MRKVAITLMAVTMSISALAEKIGFVNSQEAFTKYSQTKIIQENLNKEKSRLENEIKQKEVVLQKAQLELQSKGDKISEKEKQDFQKQVEAFQKFVRDSQTKLSKEEYTRMQEIDKAMTTAIQAVAKAGKYDYILEAGAIKFGGIDVTEDVLKAMEKAKK from the coding sequence ATGAGAAAAGTAGCAATAACATTAATGGCAGTGACAATGTCAATATCAGCATTAGCTGAAAAAATAGGGTTTGTAAATTCGCAAGAGGCTTTTACAAAGTATTCACAAACAAAAATTATTCAGGAAAATTTAAATAAAGAAAAGAGTAGATTAGAAAATGAAATAAAGCAAAAAGAGGTTGTTCTTCAAAAAGCTCAATTAGAATTACAGTCAAAAGGAGATAAGATAAGTGAAAAAGAAAAGCAAGATTTCCAAAAGCAAGTTGAAGCTTTTCAAAAATTTGTAAGAGATTCACAAACTAAATTAAGTAAAGAAGAATATACAAGAATGCAAGAAATAGATAAGGCAATGACAACAGCTATCCAAGCAGTAGCTAAGGCAGGAAAATATGATTATATATTAGAAGCTGGAGCAATAAAATTTGGAGGAATTGATGTTACAGAAGATGTGCTAAAAGCTATGGAGAAAGCTAAAAAATAA